Proteins found in one Chloroflexota bacterium genomic segment:
- a CDS encoding mandelate racemase/muconate lactonizing enzyme family protein has product MRITDVKHFAPTVGMRPQIIVKVETDAGISGLGESGTAGRERAVGGMFDHYREFLIGQDPRRIEDIHQVLYRSQYFEGGTVITAAASAIDIAMWDILGQHLNTPIWQLLGGASRNKVTCFADAVAGEGDTMPECAADLAAKGWGTVRFSPVAPSDDDPDAPEDIYEPWESVVASAEMLHAVRARVGPRLRMGIDFHHRLSVADAAEFCRLVDDVNLMFLEEPIRSESPDAYASLRAMTDIPFAIGEEFSGIYVFAPFIERGLSNYVRLDVCNVGGFTAARKVAGMAEAHYLEVMPHNPLGPISTAAAVHLCAAIPNFALLEYNWNTRARPPDLFPEGLDIEGDAFPLPEAPGLGVKLNEDALADHPTMFWEAPHLRRRDGSYTNW; this is encoded by the coding sequence ATGCGGATCACCGACGTCAAGCACTTTGCGCCCACGGTCGGAATGCGGCCGCAAATCATCGTCAAGGTCGAGACCGACGCCGGCATCTCGGGGCTCGGCGAATCCGGCACGGCGGGCCGTGAGCGGGCGGTCGGGGGCATGTTCGACCACTACCGCGAGTTCCTGATCGGCCAGGACCCACGGCGAATCGAAGACATCCACCAGGTGCTCTACCGCAGCCAGTATTTCGAAGGCGGCACCGTCATCACCGCCGCCGCCTCGGCGATCGACATCGCGATGTGGGACATCCTGGGCCAGCACCTCAACACGCCGATTTGGCAGCTCTTGGGCGGGGCGTCGCGAAACAAGGTGACGTGCTTCGCGGACGCCGTCGCCGGTGAGGGCGACACCATGCCCGAGTGCGCGGCGGACCTGGCGGCCAAGGGGTGGGGCACGGTTCGTTTTTCGCCCGTGGCACCGAGCGATGACGATCCCGACGCGCCCGAGGACATCTACGAGCCGTGGGAGTCGGTGGTGGCTTCGGCTGAGATGCTGCACGCCGTGCGCGCTCGAGTGGGACCACGACTGCGCATGGGGATCGACTTCCACCACCGGCTCAGCGTGGCCGACGCCGCCGAGTTCTGCCGGCTGGTCGACGACGTCAACCTGATGTTCTTGGAAGAGCCCATCCGGTCCGAGAGCCCCGACGCCTACGCCTCGCTGCGTGCCATGACCGACATCCCCTTCGCCATCGGCGAGGAGTTTTCCGGCATCTACGTCTTCGCGCCCTTCATCGAGCGTGGGCTGAGCAACTACGTGCGGCTGGACGTCTGCAACGTGGGCGGGTTCACGGCAGCGCGCAAGGTGGCCGGAATGGCGGAGGCGCACTACTTGGAGGTGATGCCGCACAACCCGCTGGGCCCCATATCGACGGCGGCGGCGGTGCACCTGTGCGCGGCCATCCCGAACTTCGCCTTGCTCGAATACAACTGGAACACGCGGGCGCGCCCGCCGGACCTGTTTCCGGAGGGTCTCGACATCGAGGGCGACGCATTTCCCTTGCCCGAGGCGCCGGGGCTGGGCGTCAAGCTCAACGAGGACGCGCTGGCGGACCATCCGACGATGTTCTGGGAAGCGCCCCACCTGCGCCGCCGCGACGGCTCATACACGAACTGGTGA
- a CDS encoding Gfo/Idh/MocA family oxidoreductase, translated as MSDQLRLAMLGAKHGHARTKTRWLRDTPDIDLVGIYEPSLEFRADRETTPDYQHITWIDDIDDVLGDASIEGVVIGGAEVENPSYARRALAAGKHVLMEKACGWTKAHADELIGTAQRKGLLFQVGYNFRPLPPFRRVIDMVRAGDFGTVHLVRAHMGSPFSADVLPRQLGGPYFRGGAFYNLGCHALDMVMAVAGTPNAVHPFRRQVRPESQAQDYYDLNIVVLEYPETLASIELSFLETENRRPRSFEVYGSEAQAIVTPFMIAGDRVPSAAIHTGGPGAGADGWHIHGADPFEPFRADIDEFSACIRGEKEPWIDYAHDLAVQHTLMDICGESDVEELHS; from the coding sequence ATGAGCGACCAACTCCGCCTGGCCATGCTCGGCGCCAAGCACGGACACGCGCGCACGAAGACGCGCTGGCTGCGCGACACCCCCGACATCGATCTCGTCGGCATCTACGAGCCCAGCCTCGAGTTCCGCGCCGACCGCGAGACCACCCCCGACTACCAGCACATCACCTGGATCGACGACATCGACGACGTGCTCGGCGACGCATCCATCGAGGGCGTCGTCATCGGTGGGGCCGAGGTCGAAAACCCGTCCTACGCCCGCCGGGCGCTCGCCGCCGGCAAGCACGTGCTCATGGAAAAGGCCTGCGGCTGGACCAAGGCCCACGCCGACGAGCTGATCGGCACGGCCCAGCGGAAGGGCTTGCTCTTCCAGGTCGGCTACAACTTCCGGCCGCTGCCGCCGTTTCGCCGCGTGATCGACATGGTCCGCGCCGGCGACTTCGGCACCGTGCACCTCGTGCGGGCGCACATGGGCTCGCCGTTCAGCGCCGACGTGCTTCCGCGCCAGCTTGGCGGGCCATACTTTCGCGGCGGCGCCTTCTACAACCTGGGCTGTCACGCGCTCGACATGGTCATGGCCGTCGCCGGCACTCCCAACGCGGTCCACCCGTTCAGGCGTCAGGTGCGCCCCGAGTCCCAGGCGCAGGACTACTACGACCTGAACATCGTCGTGCTGGAGTATCCCGAGACGCTGGCCTCGATCGAGTTGAGCTTTCTCGAAACCGAGAACCGGCGCCCGCGCAGCTTCGAGGTCTACGGCTCGGAGGCCCAGGCCATCGTGACGCCATTCATGATCGCCGGCGACCGCGTGCCCTCAGCCGCGATCCACACCGGCGGCCCCGGCGCCGGCGCCGACGGCTGGCACATCCATGGCGCCGATCCCTTCGAGCCGTTTCGGGCCGACATTGACGAGTTCTCGGCGTGCATTCGCGGCGAAAAGGAGCCGTGGATCGACTACGCCCACGACCTGGCCGTGCAACACACGCTGATGGACATCTGCGGCGAGAGCGACGTGGAGGAGCTCCACAGCTAG
- a CDS encoding aldolase/citrate lyase family protein produces MSSYAVRPAINHQINPVTRALREGQVVLGACSISFASPPVAQIFGSAGFHFYYIDMEHGQPGYPELATICMASKLTGMVPIAGTTSVEDHLIARPLDAGAMGVIVPHVETAEQAAMAVRYSKYPPEGKRGVLTAGVHTEFAEPDCGELTAGQNREVLTAVKVESGLGIENIDEIAATPGLDAILIGRTDLSATIGIPGQIHHPDIRDSVERMLEAVKRHGIAGGPHIGSIEESLEWADKGATFMSYGYDGDMLMQASKQFVGGVRDLLGSRLLD; encoded by the coding sequence ATGAGCAGCTATGCCGTCCGTCCCGCCATCAACCATCAAATCAACCCCGTGACGCGCGCCTTGCGCGAAGGCCAAGTGGTCTTGGGGGCGTGCAGCATCTCGTTTGCGTCCCCGCCCGTGGCCCAGATCTTCGGCTCGGCCGGGTTTCACTTCTACTACATCGACATGGAGCACGGGCAGCCCGGCTATCCGGAGCTGGCGACGATCTGCATGGCGTCCAAGCTGACCGGAATGGTGCCCATTGCTGGCACCACCAGCGTCGAGGACCACCTGATCGCCCGACCGCTGGACGCCGGGGCGATGGGGGTGATCGTGCCCCACGTCGAGACGGCCGAGCAGGCGGCCATGGCGGTGCGCTACAGCAAGTATCCGCCGGAGGGCAAGCGGGGCGTGCTGACGGCGGGCGTGCATACGGAGTTTGCCGAGCCGGACTGCGGCGAGCTGACCGCGGGGCAGAACCGCGAGGTTTTGACTGCCGTCAAGGTGGAGAGCGGACTCGGCATCGAGAACATCGATGAGATTGCCGCGACGCCCGGCCTGGACGCCATCCTGATCGGCCGCACCGACCTTTCGGCCACCATCGGTATTCCGGGACAAATTCACCACCCGGACATCAGGGACTCCGTCGAGCGCATGCTGGAGGCGGTCAAGCGCCACGGCATCGCGGGCGGCCCGCACATCGGCTCGATCGAGGAGTCGCTCGAATGGGCCGACAAGGGCGCGACCTTCATGAGCTACGGCTACGACGGCGACATGCTCATGCAGGCGTCGAAGCAGTTTGTCGGCGGCGTGCGCGACCTGTTGGGCAGCCGGCTGCTGGACTGA
- a CDS encoding NAD(P)-binding domain-containing protein, whose product MDLLFCNDYMPDLSGGIQAALPDHRVRSCPEADVAEHAGDAAVLLPARAVIDARVLDASPKLQLVQQPGVGLDAIDVAAANARGVRVANVPSADGGLAQAVAEMALFLLIGGGRRYPRLLEGIRTQDWNVPFGHSLFGSRVCVIGLGGIGSQLVRLLQPFGCEIVGVRRTPRDADVQELGLVSVHSPDELHEAVRGCRFIALATPLTPETEGMINADSIAAMDDDAVIVNVARGHVIDREALIDALRSGKLSTAGIDVFWEEPVDPTDPLFDHEVFVTPHASNACDAFVRETSAGVAENVRRLIAGEPLLWEAKAP is encoded by the coding sequence GTGGACCTGCTGTTCTGCAACGACTACATGCCGGACCTCTCGGGCGGCATCCAGGCGGCGCTCCCCGATCACCGGGTGCGTTCCTGTCCCGAGGCCGATGTCGCGGAGCACGCGGGTGACGCCGCGGTCCTGCTCCCGGCCCGGGCTGTCATTGATGCCAGGGTCCTAGACGCGTCGCCGAAGTTGCAACTGGTGCAGCAGCCCGGAGTTGGGCTCGACGCCATCGATGTGGCTGCGGCGAACGCCCGAGGCGTGCGCGTCGCCAACGTGCCCTCGGCGGATGGCGGGCTGGCGCAAGCCGTGGCGGAAATGGCGCTCTTCCTGCTCATCGGCGGCGGACGCCGCTATCCGCGCCTGCTCGAGGGCATTCGCACCCAGGACTGGAACGTGCCGTTCGGGCATTCGCTGTTTGGTTCGAGGGTCTGCGTCATCGGCCTGGGAGGCATCGGCAGCCAGCTCGTGCGACTCTTGCAGCCGTTCGGCTGCGAAATCGTCGGCGTGCGCCGCACGCCCCGCGACGCGGATGTGCAGGAGCTCGGCCTGGTGTCGGTGCATTCGCCCGACGAGCTGCATGAGGCCGTGCGCGGCTGTCGCTTCATTGCGCTGGCCACGCCGCTCACGCCGGAGACCGAGGGCATGATCAACGCCGACTCCATTGCCGCCATGGACGACGACGCCGTGATCGTAAACGTGGCGCGAGGTCACGTGATCGACCGCGAAGCGCTCATCGACGCGCTGCGCAGCGGCAAGCTGAGCACGGCCGGGATTGACGTCTTCTGGGAAGAACCGGTCGATCCCACGGACCCGCTCTTCGACCACGAGGTGTTCGTCACGCCGCACGCCTCGAATGCGTGCGACGCCTTTGTTCGCGAGACTTCGGCCGGCGTCGCCGAGAACGTGCGGCGGTTGATCGCGGGCGAGCCGCTGCTCTGGGAGGCCAAAGCGCCGTGA
- a CDS encoding sulfatase-like hydrolase/transferase, translating to MANQQRPNFLFITTDQQRWDAMGHNNPHIRTPAMDSLARDGMRFDRAYPTNAICMPARASMITGRSQRGHQVFDHAVNMSESIPVLGDSLREAGYTTALIGKAHFKTADLEDVLPDEPPPGAPISDEDRLWYGPYFGFDYAEIHTGHAYPAGHWRVWLERNHPEGLRLWRQDQALEEPSGAFVSWKNSIPAEWHYTHWTADRTIEWLRRRDDDQPFFLWMSFADPHQPFAPPRPYCDMYDPAAMPAAVPREDVSRKPPAYQWARDGMPYGGYNTHVGWSGDHFGEIVAHYYGLTTFIDDVMARVLDELDRLGLRDSTHVVFTSDHGEGLNDHGVAAKPMMSYEAVNRVPFLWRHPPTVAAGSKYDSVTTHLDFTPTVLDLAGAEPLLGMEGRSFAPLLRGETDTHRDAVIVERITVLGGGGRRLLDSKQPRRGPGVGSWPVDHDGPIEIRVKMLVTDQWKLLHYGGQPYGELYDVVNDPEDINNLWDDPAYADVRRELTDRLLAELIDSELGDAAAIRHAQALGGALRDQRLVEGQPEARASLEGRTRGI from the coding sequence ATGGCGAACCAGCAGCGTCCCAATTTCCTTTTCATCACCACGGACCAGCAACGCTGGGACGCCATGGGTCACAACAACCCGCACATCCGCACGCCGGCCATGGACTCGCTGGCGCGCGACGGGATGCGGTTTGACCGCGCCTATCCGACGAACGCCATCTGCATGCCGGCCCGCGCCAGCATGATCACGGGACGCAGCCAGCGCGGACACCAGGTCTTCGACCACGCGGTAAACATGAGCGAGTCGATTCCGGTGCTGGGCGATTCGCTGCGCGAGGCCGGCTACACCACGGCGCTAATTGGCAAGGCGCACTTCAAGACCGCCGACCTGGAGGACGTGCTGCCGGATGAGCCGCCGCCCGGGGCCCCGATCAGCGACGAGGACAGGCTGTGGTACGGGCCGTACTTCGGCTTCGACTACGCCGAGATTCACACCGGCCACGCCTACCCCGCCGGACATTGGCGCGTGTGGCTGGAGCGGAATCACCCCGAGGGCCTGCGGCTCTGGCGCCAGGACCAGGCCCTGGAGGAGCCGAGCGGCGCCTTCGTCAGCTGGAAGAACTCGATCCCCGCCGAATGGCACTACACCCATTGGACGGCCGACCGCACTATCGAATGGCTCCGCCGGCGCGACGACGATCAGCCGTTCTTCCTATGGATGTCATTCGCCGACCCGCACCAGCCGTTCGCTCCGCCGCGGCCCTACTGCGACATGTACGACCCGGCGGCGATGCCCGCGGCGGTGCCGCGGGAAGACGTGAGCCGCAAGCCGCCGGCCTATCAATGGGCGCGCGACGGCATGCCCTACGGCGGATACAACACGCACGTCGGGTGGTCGGGCGACCACTTCGGCGAGATCGTGGCGCACTACTACGGGCTCACGACATTCATTGACGACGTAATGGCCCGCGTGCTCGACGAGCTGGACCGGCTGGGCCTGCGCGATTCCACGCACGTGGTGTTTACCTCGGACCACGGCGAGGGGCTGAATGACCACGGCGTGGCGGCGAAGCCGATGATGTCGTATGAGGCCGTCAACCGCGTCCCCTTCCTCTGGCGGCATCCGCCGACGGTGGCCGCCGGCAGCAAGTACGACAGCGTGACGACGCACCTGGACTTCACGCCAACCGTGCTCGATCTCGCCGGGGCCGAACCCCTGCTCGGAATGGAAGGCCGTTCGTTCGCGCCGCTCCTGCGCGGCGAAACCGACACCCACCGCGACGCGGTGATCGTGGAGCGCATCACGGTTTTGGGCGGCGGCGGCCGGCGATTGCTGGACTCGAAGCAACCGAGGCGCGGTCCTGGCGTCGGCAGTTGGCCGGTCGATCACGACGGGCCGATCGAGATTCGGGTCAAGATGCTGGTGACCGACCAGTGGAAGCTGCTGCACTACGGCGGGCAGCCTTACGGCGAGCTCTACGACGTGGTCAACGACCCGGAGGACATCAACAACCTGTGGGACGACCCCGCGTACGCGGACGTGCGGCGCGAGCTGACCGACCGCCTATTGGCGGAACTGATCGACTCGGAGCTGGGCGACGCCGCGGCAATTCGGCACGCGCAGGCCCTCGGCGGCGCGTTGCGCGATCAGCGCCTCGTCGAGGGCCAGCCCGAAGCGCGCGCCTCGCTGGAGGGACGCACCCGCGGGATTTAG
- a CDS encoding dihydrodipicolinate synthase family protein, which produces MSESRLGRFYSILQTPFDADGAIDCASLVRLLRHRETCGCDALFLLGVASEVMFLSRSEQEEVVGLIMRELGGRRPVLVAAYAPAAAAVVELGRRWTDLGASGVVVLPPYAAAPTDDAVVRHYAAVTDALDVPVIVQDEPNTSGITMSAALLARLAREVDGVAAFKVEGQPVTQRLSAVRALVGDTRPLYSAAGTSFVQELERGSSGMMTGYPYPEVIVETLELFHKGDAAGANALWDRLMPLTAMDARPGLMWAVRKEILKRRGLIGYATVRDPAPAIDAETRDEIGKLIDRLELAERYPVD; this is translated from the coding sequence GTGAGCGAGTCTCGACTGGGGCGGTTCTACTCGATCCTGCAAACGCCATTCGACGCCGACGGCGCGATCGACTGCGCGAGCCTGGTGCGGCTGCTGCGCCACCGCGAAACCTGCGGCTGCGACGCGCTGTTTCTGCTCGGCGTGGCGTCGGAGGTCATGTTCCTCAGCCGCTCCGAGCAGGAGGAAGTCGTCGGCCTCATCATGCGCGAGCTTGGCGGGCGGCGGCCGGTGCTGGTTGCGGCGTATGCGCCCGCCGCGGCCGCGGTGGTTGAGCTTGGCCGGCGCTGGACGGACCTTGGAGCGTCCGGAGTCGTGGTGTTGCCGCCCTACGCCGCGGCGCCCACGGATGATGCGGTGGTGCGCCACTACGCGGCGGTCACGGATGCGCTGGATGTCCCGGTGATCGTGCAGGACGAGCCCAATACCAGTGGCATCACTATGAGCGCCGCGCTGCTGGCGCGACTTGCCCGCGAGGTCGACGGTGTCGCAGCGTTCAAGGTCGAGGGGCAGCCGGTGACGCAGCGGCTGAGCGCGGTTCGGGCCTTGGTCGGAGATACGCGCCCGTTGTACTCGGCTGCGGGAACGTCCTTCGTGCAGGAGCTGGAGCGGGGATCGAGCGGCATGATGACGGGCTATCCCTATCCCGAGGTCATCGTCGAGACGCTGGAGCTGTTCCACAAAGGAGACGCGGCGGGCGCGAACGCTCTGTGGGACCGGCTGATGCCCTTGACGGCGATGGATGCGCGGCCCGGACTTATGTGGGCGGTGCGCAAGGAGATTCTCAAGCGGCGGGGGCTGATCGGCTATGCAACGGTGCGCGATCCGGCGCCTGCGATCGACGCGGAGACGCGGGACGAGATCGGGAAGCTGATCGACCGGCTGGAGCTGGCCGAGCGATATCCCGTCGACTAG
- a CDS encoding amidohydrolase family protein, with protein sequence MIVDVHTHLSTTEQWGPQFSQAIELTYPPDVLDINVTPERHWEAEKAADRVIVFGINSIAMEMSTPNDHIAGYVRQHPEKLIGFMSIDPNQPDALDEIDRSVNDLGLRGIKMSPVYQHYHPNDPKAGRVHARAQELGLPILTHAAYQGMANTPMELASPLLYDPVAREFPDLRIILAHIGLPWFADAMVVARKHPNVFTDVSGLENKPWWLYQALAMLSEFGAIDNVLFGSDLPFSTVDGTINALRNINAVTEDTGLPRIPSEEIEAIIHRDSLSLLGLE encoded by the coding sequence GTGATCGTCGACGTCCACACCCACCTGAGCACCACCGAGCAGTGGGGCCCGCAGTTCAGCCAGGCCATCGAGCTGACCTATCCGCCGGACGTGCTGGACATCAACGTCACGCCCGAGCGGCACTGGGAGGCGGAGAAGGCCGCGGACCGCGTGATCGTGTTCGGAATCAACTCGATCGCCATGGAAATGAGCACGCCCAACGACCACATCGCCGGCTACGTGCGCCAGCACCCCGAGAAGCTGATTGGTTTTATGTCAATTGACCCGAATCAACCGGATGCGCTCGACGAAATCGACCGCAGCGTCAATGACCTGGGCCTGCGCGGCATCAAGATGAGCCCTGTCTATCAGCACTATCACCCAAACGACCCCAAGGCCGGACGCGTCCATGCCCGCGCCCAGGAGCTCGGGCTGCCGATCCTGACCCACGCCGCCTACCAGGGCATGGCCAACACGCCCATGGAGCTGGCGAGCCCGCTGCTCTACGACCCCGTGGCGCGGGAGTTCCCGGACCTCAGGATCATCCTGGCGCACATCGGCCTGCCGTGGTTCGCCGACGCCATGGTCGTCGCCCGCAAGCACCCCAACGTCTTCACCGACGTGTCCGGTCTCGAGAACAAACCGTGGTGGCTCTACCAGGCGCTGGCCATGCTCAGCGAGTTCGGCGCCATCGACAACGTGCTCTTCGGCAGCGATCTGCCATTCAGCACTGTCGACGGCACGATCAATGCGTTGCGGAACATCAACGCCGTCACCGAGGACACCGGGCTGCCCAGGATCCCCTCCGAGGAGATCGAGGCCATCATCCACCGTGACAGCCTGAGCCTGCTGGGCTTGGAGTAG
- a CDS encoding D-2-hydroxyacid dehydrogenase: MTQSPLQVVVTFDAHGVAEALEDVPGVRLAAVGDADVVAPHIRTADVLLVGDFDAAMLARAERLRWVHAASGGVEKFLFPEFVASPIPFSCSKGVFDTPGAEHALASMLGFARNLIYDVQHRAARDYVYGSPTELRGKTLGIAGLGRIGRELARLAQAFGMRVIALRRSDGGEHPHVDEMLNRDDLPRLLSESDYVAVAVPNTPETQQLIGAPELALMKPSAFLIDISGRDALYDLDALADALRDGRLAGASLQISPPPDDSPLWDIDTFHLSFHRATSTEEERRWLDLFTDNIRRFQAGEPLLSLVDKHAGY; this comes from the coding sequence ATGACCCAATCGCCGCTCCAAGTCGTCGTCACCTTCGATGCCCACGGTGTGGCCGAGGCGCTGGAGGACGTACCGGGCGTGCGTCTCGCCGCCGTGGGGGACGCGGATGTGGTCGCGCCGCACATCCGGACGGCCGACGTGCTGCTCGTGGGGGACTTCGACGCGGCCATGCTCGCCCGGGCGGAGCGGCTGCGGTGGGTCCACGCGGCCTCGGGTGGCGTCGAAAAGTTCTTGTTCCCCGAGTTCGTGGCCAGCCCCATTCCCTTTTCGTGCTCCAAGGGCGTGTTCGACACGCCGGGCGCCGAGCACGCCCTGGCCTCGATGCTCGGGTTCGCCCGCAATTTGATCTACGACGTGCAGCACCGCGCCGCGCGCGACTACGTCTACGGCTCGCCCACCGAGCTGCGCGGCAAGACGCTCGGTATCGCCGGCCTCGGCCGCATCGGGCGCGAACTGGCGCGCCTGGCCCAGGCCTTTGGCATGCGCGTGATCGCACTGCGTCGATCGGACGGCGGCGAGCACCCGCACGTCGACGAGATGTTGAATCGGGATGATCTCCCGCGCCTGCTCAGCGAGTCCGACTACGTCGCCGTGGCCGTGCCCAATACGCCCGAGACCCAGCAGCTGATCGGCGCCCCGGAACTCGCGCTGATGAAGCCGTCGGCTTTCCTGATCGATATCTCTGGGCGCGACGCCCTCTACGACCTGGACGCCCTGGCCGACGCCCTGCGCGACGGGCGCCTCGCCGGCGCCAGCCTGCAGATTTCGCCGCCTCCCGACGACTCGCCGCTGTGGGACATCGACACCTTTCACCTGTCGTTCCACCGGGCCACCTCGACGGAAGAAGAGCGTCGCTGGCTGGATCTCTTCACCGACAACATCCGCCGATTCCAAGCCGGTGAGCCCCTCCTCAGTCTGGTCGACAAGCACGCGGGGTACTGA